DNA sequence from the Candidatus Omnitrophota bacterium genome:
TCTACAAAATTGGCATTAGTGCCTTCCGGCTGAAATTCACCGTGATAACGAATTGCCCTTCCCACCCCTTCAACATCGAAGTTATCTAAATCCCGGACAAAACAAACCACATGGGGCACGCCTGTATTGATATAACTTAACTTATAAACCTGGCTATTAATATTTAAATCAAACTTTAATCTTAAGTTTTTAGAACATACTAATTTTATCTTAATCTTGTCTTTTTCAACCTCAGCCTCTAAACTGCCGGCCTGAGTTTCGATAATCATTTTGTCACTGCAACTCCCTTTTTTCACGGCGTATAACGCGACACAGCGGGCTCCGTTGCCGCACATCTCTACTTCTTTACCGTCAGGATTAAAAATGCGCATCTTGAAATCAGCTTTTTCTGAGGGTTCGATTAACAGCAAGCCATCGGCACCAATAGATAATTTACGCTGACAAAGCTCCTTTGCTAACTCTGATATCTGACTTCCCTGCCCCGAGCGTAGTCCCGAGCCTGTCGAGGGACAAAGTCGAGGGGTGTCTTCCGGC
Encoded proteins:
- the dapF gene encoding diaminopimelate epimerase translates to MRPIDFIKMSAAGNDFIIIDKFRSRPLTSPGAEKPEDTPRLCPSTGSGLRSGQGSQISELAKELCQRKLSIGADGLLLIEPSEKADFKMRIFNPDGKEVEMCGNGARCVALYAVKKGSCSDKMIIETQAGSLEAEVEKDKIKIKLVCSKNLRLKFDLNINSQVYKLSYINTGVPHVVCFVRDLDNFDVEGVGRAIRYHGEFQPEGTNANFVEIVDKSYIKIRTYERGVEQETLACGTGSAAAVLVSASLKKVNPPVSVQTRGGEVLKVYFDDAELENVWLEGGARVIYKGEVGNKMHGR